A window of Hevea brasiliensis isolate MT/VB/25A 57/8 chromosome 14, ASM3005281v1, whole genome shotgun sequence contains these coding sequences:
- the LOC110652174 gene encoding phospholipase A1-IIdelta produces the protein METPNPQEPTWPEILGSNNWESLLDPLDLTVRKLVLRCGDFCQATYDSFNNDQNSKYCGTSRYGKNNFFQKVMLEDAENYRVSSFLYGTARVSLPEAFLLHSMSRESWDRESNWIGYISVTSDEYTKVLGRREIYIVFRGTTRNYEWVDILGAKLHSALPLLRGSSQRIEENNSSSDSDNDDDEKVPKVMLGWLTIYISDDPKSPFTKLSARQQLLTKINQLREQYRDDNLSIILTGHSLGASLSILAAFDLVENGITDIPLAAFVFGSPQVGNKAFNSRFNKYPNLKVLHIKNKIDVIPHYPGRLLGYRYTGTELEIDTRKSPNLKDSKNPSDWHNLQAMLHIVAGWNGEKGEFKLRVKRSLALVNKSCEFLKNECMVPGSWWIEKNKGMVRGEDGEWTMASPDEEDQPVPEI, from the coding sequence ATGGAAACACCAAACCCTCAAGAACCAACATGGCCTGAAATCCTGGGTAGCAACAACTGGGAAAGCCTCCTTGACCCTCTTGACCTCACAGTCCGGAAACTTGTTCTCCGCTGCGGCGACTTCTGCCAGGCCACCTATGATTCCTTCAACAACGACCAGAACTCCAAGTACTGCGGTACCAGCCGCTACGGCAAGAACAACTTCTTCCAAAAGGTGATGCTGGAAGACGCTGAAAACTATCGAGTCTCTTCTTTCCTCTATGGGACGGCTCGGGTCAGCCTCCCAGAAGCCTTCCTTCTCCACTCGATGTCCCGGGAGTCCTGGGACCGCGAATCTAACTGGATCGGCTACATCTCTGTTACCTCTGACGAGTATACCAAAGTTCTTGGACGACGTGAAATCTATATAGTGTTTCGGGGAACCACCAGAAACTATGAGTGGGTTGACATTTTAGGTGCGAAGCTCCACTCCGCTCTACCATTGTTACGGGGCAGTAGccagagaattgaagagaataatAGTAGCAGCGACAGTGACAACGATGATGATGAGAAAGTCCCTAAGGTAATGCTAGGTTGGCTTACGATTTATATTTCTGATGACCCAAAATCGCCTTTCACAAAATTAAGTGCCAGGCAGCAACTTTTGACCAAGATTAATCAGTTGAGGGAGCAATATCGAGATGATAATCTAAGCATAATCTTAACAGGGCATAGCCTTGGTGCTAGTTTATCAATTTTAGCTGCTTTTGATCTAGTGGAAAATGGTATTACCGATATCCCACTAGCTGCTTTTGTCTTTGGCAGCCCACAAGTTGGAAACAAAGCCTTCAATTCCAGGTTCAACAAGTATCCCAATCTTAAAGTTTTGCATATAAAGAACAAGATTGATGTCATTCCACACTATCCAGGAAGACTTTTGGGCTATAGATATACAGGAACTGAGCTCGAAATCGATACTAGGAAATCCCCGAACCTAAAGGACTCGAAGAATCCTAGTGACTGGCATAATTTGCAGGCGATGTTGCATATAGTGGCAGGGTGGAACGGTGAGAAAGGAGAGTTCAAGCTGAGAGTGAAGAGAAGCTTGGCTTTGGTGAACAAGTCATGTGAGTTCTTGAAAAATGAGTGCATGGTGCCAGGATCATGGTGGATAGAGAAGAACAAAGGGATGGTCAGAGGAGAAGACGGAGAATGGACGATGGCTTCTCCGGACGAGGAGGACCAGCCTGTACCTGAAATTTGA